CCGAAGGACAAGCCCTTCTTCCCCGACTTCGCCATGTTCGAGCTCCTGGTGGGGCTTATCCTGGTGGTTCTTCTGGTCGTCGCCGCCGTCGTCTGGCCCGGAGTCACCGGACCCGCCGCCGACCCGGCGGGTGAAGGCAAGCCCGAGAGCTTCATCTTCCACGAATTCAACGCCCTGCCCGACTGGCTGGTGGCCATCGGCATCGGTCTCGCTACGGGCTTCGTCATCCTGTTGTTCTTCATCCCCCGCCTGGACCCGGGCGACCGCCGGACGGTCAAGGCGAAGCGGGTGACGGCGGTTCTCGGCGGCCTGTTCATCCTGGGTTGGCTCGGCCTCTACGCGGCCTACGGCTTCTTCGCCGTCCCCCAGGGCTCCAACAACACGCCGGGGGCCGAGTGGGGGCTCTGCTACCGCTGCCACGGCCACTGGGAGGGTCCGCGGAATCCGCTGGGCATCGCCGCCCGGGGGGCGGTGCCCGATGAGAACTGCATGACGTGCCACCTGGACGACCCCCGGCTGGTGAACTACTTCTGGCACGCCGAGGAGCGGGTTTCGCCCGAAGGCGAGACGACTCCCGCCGGCCTCTTCCCCGGCACCCACCGCTGCTCGGACTGCCACAACCCCCACGCGCCGAAGGCCGACTCCGTGACGCCCGGCGCTACGCGGCTGGACCGGATGCGCGCCGGCGGCGATCGCTACGTCTTCGAATACCGGAGGACCCCGGCGAGCGAGCCGCACCCCTCACTGCCGGTCAGCACCTGCTTACGCTGCCACGAGTTCGGCTTCCAGCGCGGCGGCGCCGTCGAGGTTCTGCGTGAATTCCCCGAGATGAGGCTGGTGGGCGAGCATCCGCCGCTGGGCGGACGGGGCTGCCTGGCGTGCCACGACGAGCTGACCGAGACCGGAGCGGGCGGGATCAAGTGCCTCTTCACCAAGGCGGACGGCGACGTACACGGCCTCTACGGCGTCCAGGGCTCGGACTGCGCGGCGTGCCACACGGTGACGGTCCCCGGAAAATAGGCCGATCCTTCGTCCGAATCACAACCACGGGGCTCTTCACCGGGCCCCTTGACATGACTAAGAAAAAGAGACATCTCAAGGGCAAGACCCTCTGGCAGCGGACGAGGCGCTGGCTTCGTCTCCAGTTCCTGCGCTTCCTGCGCTCGGACGCCTCGCCGCACAAAGCGGCCCTGGGGCTGGCCGTGGGCGTCTTCATCGGTATCTTCCCCACCTTCGGTCTGGGGGCGCTTCTGGCCCTCGGCCTGGCCTTCCTCTTCCGCTTCTCCAAGGTGTCCGCCGTCGTCGGCTCGGCCATCATGAACCCGATCACCTCCCCCTTCTTCTGGGGCCTGTCCTTCACCCTGGGCTCCTGGCTCACCGGCGCGGATGTGGGCGGTCTGGCGCAGATGCTGGACGAGGGTCATATCTGGTCCACCGCTGGCGACGTCGTCTGGACCTACCTGGCCGGCAACACCGTCCTGGCCGTCGGGATGGCCCTGGTATTCTACTTCCTCGGATACCAGGCGGTCGGGGCGTACCTGAAGAGGCGCGCGCTCCGCCATCCATCGAGCCTCCCCGACCCCGCCCCCCAATGACTCCAATCCCCGTCGGTTGCCTATCCCGCGGCCCTGGGGTATAATTCAGGCGCAGCATCGGCTCCGGCTCATTCCTGGGGCGGAGTAACATCGAGTGCCGGGGTCAGCCCCGGCGCGAAACCAACTCCCGAGAACGACCGTGCGAACGACCACTCTGGAACTGGACCTGAACGGGCGCTACGCCGAGCTCTGCGGACCAGCCGACGCCAACTTGCGCCTGCTGGAAGAGCTCACCGGCGTGCGCCTGGTCC
This region of bacterium genomic DNA includes:
- a CDS encoding DUF2062 domain-containing protein; its protein translation is MTKKKRHLKGKTLWQRTRRWLRLQFLRFLRSDASPHKAALGLAVGVFIGIFPTFGLGALLALGLAFLFRFSKVSAVVGSAIMNPITSPFFWGLSFTLGSWLTGADVGGLAQMLDEGHIWSTAGDVVWTYLAGNTVLAVGMALVFYFLGYQAVGAYLKRRALRHPSSLPDPAPQ